Sequence from the Burkholderia sp. GAS332 genome:
GCCGTGCGCCAGCCGTGCGGTGTGGTGCTCGGCATGGCGCCGTGGAATGCACCGGTGATTCTCGGCACACGGGCAATCGCCATGCCGCTCGCTTGCGGCAACACGGTCGTGCTCAAGGCATCGGAAGGCTGTCCGGGTGTGCATCGGCTGATCGGCAGCGTGTTGCAGGAAGCCGGGCTTGGCGATGGCGTGGTGAACGTCATTACGCATTCCGCTGAAGATGCGCCGGGCATTGTCGAGCGCCTGATCGCTCATCCGGCGGTGCGGCGGGTCAATTTCACCGGCTCGACGCGGGTTGGACGCATCGTCGCGCAACATGCCGCGCAGCATCTGAAACCGGCCTTGCTCGAGCTCGGCGGCAAGGCGCCCGTGGTGGTGCTCGACGACGCCGACCTGGATGCGGCGGTGGACGGCATCGCGTTCGGCGCATTCTTCAACCAGGGGCAGATTTGCATGTCGACGGAGCGGCTGATCGTCGACCGAAAAATCGCCGACGTGCTGATCGAGAAGCTCGCGGCCAAAGCGCGAACCCTGAAGGCAGGCGATCCCGCTGCGGGCGATTCAGTGCTCGGTGTGCTCGAAAGCGTGGCGGCCGCAAGGCGCATCAAAGCGCTCGTTGAAGATGCGCATGAGAAGGGCGCGAAGCTGCCGGTCGGCTGCTCGGTTGAAGGCGCCGTGATGCAACCGGTGATTGTCGACGGCGTGACGCGCGACATGAAGCTTTATGCCGAGGAATCCTTCGGCCCGGTGGTGACGGTGCAGCGTGTGGACAGTGACGAGGAAGCGATTCAGGTTGCCAACGATAGCGAATACGGTCTCTCCGCAGCGGTATTCAGCCGCGATATATCGCGCGCGTTGAATGTGGCGAAACGCATCGAATCGGGCATCTGCCATATCAACGGGCCGACCGTGCACGACGAAGCACAGATGCCGTTCGGCGGCGTGAAGAAGAGCGGCTATGGGCGCTTTGGCAGCAAGGCGTCGATCGCCGAGTTCACGGACCTGCGCTGGATCACGATTCAAACCGGCCCGCGTCACTATCCGATTTGATTGTCCGCGGTCGATGAGCCGCGTCGAAGCAGCAAAAGAAGGTCGCTCCGCCGCAGAGGGCGGAGAGGAGCCTCTCAAGGAGACAGGCGTTGCATTCCGAGCCGAGACAACCGAACACCCTCGTCGCGCACGACAACGCGCCGACGCATTACCGCGCGACGACGATCGGCGCGTCATCGTTGCACGCGCAACGGCACGGCGACACGTGGTATTTGCGCGCTGCCGAGCCGCTCGGCGAACATCCACAGCGTTTGACAGACCGGCTCGCGAGCGGCGCGCGCGAACACCCGGAGCGCTGGCTGGCGGCGCGACGCGGCAGCGACGGTCAATGGATCGGCCTGAGCTACGCGAGAGCGCTGCAAAGCGCGCGCGCGATCGGGCAGGCGCTGCTGGCGCGCGATCTTTCCGTTGAACGTCCGGTTGTGATTCTCTCGGGCAACGATCTCGAACATCTGCAACTGGCGCTCGGCGCGATGTGGGCCGGCATTCCGTATGCGGCGATTTCCCCAGCGTATGTGCTCGCTTCCGGCGACTTCGGCAAGCTGCGCCATACGATCGATCTGCTGACGCCGGGCCTGGTCTTCGCAAGCCGCTATGACCTGTTCGCCAAGGCGATCGAGGCCGTGGTGCCAGTCGACGTCGAAGTTGTCGCTGCAACGGCGCCCAAAGAGCCGCGGGCGGCGCGCAGCGTGACTTTGTTCAGCGACCTGCTGAATACAACGCCCGGCACGGTCGATTCCGTTCAGGCGGCGGTGAGCCCGGACGCCATCGCCAAGTTTCTGTTCACGTCGGGCTCGACCAAACTGCCCAAGGCCGTGCCGACCACGCACCGCATGCTGTGCAGCAACCAGCAGATGCTGCTCGAAACGTTTCCTGAGTTCGCGAACGTGCCGCCGGTACTGGTCGATTGGTTGCCGTGGAATCACACCTTCGGCGGCAGCCACAACGCGGGCATCGCGCTTTACAACGGCGGCACGCTCTATATCGACGACGGCAAGCCGGTCAACGGCAAGTTCGAGGAAACGCTGCGCAATCTGCGTGAAATCGCGCCGACGATCTACTTCAATGTGCCTAAGGGCTGGGAAGAACTGGCCATCGCGCTGGAGCAGGACGCGCAATTGCGCGAGACGTTTTTCTCGCGTGTGAAGGTGTATTTCTTCGCGGGTGCGGGGCTCTCGCAAGCGGCGTGGGACCGGCTCGAACGCGTCACCGAGCAATATTGCGGCGAGCGCATTCGCATCATGGCCGGACTCGGCATGACCGAAACCTCGCCGTCCTGCCTGTTCACCACGGGTCCGATCATGCGCGCCGGCTATGTCGGCTCGCCGGCACCTGGCTGCGAGGTCAAACTTGCACCGGTCGGCGACAAACTCGAGGCGCGCTATCGCGGACCGCATGTGATGGCCGGTTACTGGCGCGCGAATTCCGCGGAGCTGAACGGCGCCTTCGACGAAGAAGGCTACTTTTGCAGCGGCGACGCGTTGCGCTTTGTCGATGTTGAACGGCCGGAGCTCGGATTGCTGTTCGACGGGCGCATCGCTGAGGACTTCAAGCTGAGTTCGGGCACCTTCGTCAGCGTCGGCCCGATGCGGGCTCGGGTGATTTCCGAAGGCGCGCCCTATGTGCAGGACGTGGTCGTTACCGGGATGAATTGCGACGACGTGGGTTTGCTGGTGTTTCCGCGGCTCGACGATTGCCGGCGACTAGCTGGTTTGCCTTTGTCGGCAAGCGCGCGTGAGGTTATCGAAGCAGCCGTCGTGCGGGCACATTTTGCGGCTTTATTGGAGACACTCAATCGCAACGCGACCGGCGGCGCGACCACGATCGCCCGCATCCGGCTGATGGACGTTGCCCCTTCGCTCGATCTCGGCGAGATCACCGATAAAGGGTCGATCAATCAGCGCGCGGTATTGACGCATCGGGCGGCGCTCGTCGAAGCGATGTACGACGCGGCGCGGCGCGACCCCGCCGTGATTTACGCGGCCGCTTGCGGCGCGACGTAGTCAGGCACGCATCGCTCGCTGACTCAGGGTCCCTGGTCGCACGGCAAAGGCGCTTCGCCGTATACAATTCGGCAGCGCCTGATTTTTGCCCAATACTGACCTGATCCTATCCATGCCGAATCCGACCCGGGCCTTTCTTCTCGGCCCGCTCCTGAAAGGCGTTTCACGCTCCTTCTATCTCACCCTGCGCGTACTGCCCGTCGGGATGCGCGATCCGATCGGCCTCGCGTACCTGCTGGCGCGCGCGGCCGATACGATTGCGGACACCTCGCTGATCTCGCCCGAGCAACGCCTTGCCTTGCTGCTGTCGCTGCGCGACCAGGTCAACGGCGCCCACGACGACGGTGCGCTGTTCCAGCGCATGGCCGCCGAAGTGGCGGGCCAACAGGTCCAGTCCGATGAAAAGGTCTTGCTGGAATCGCTTGGTCCCGCGCTCGAAGTGCTGTCGCAACTCAGCGAGTCCGACCGTAAAGCGGTACGCGAGATCGTGTCGACGCTGACCGACGGCATGGAATTCGACCTTCGCACGTTTCCCGACGAACGTTCCGGCGAGATCGCCGCGCTGCGCGAGTACGACGAACTCGACCGCTATACCTACCTGGTGGCGGGCTGTGTCGGCGAATTCTGGACCACCATGACTTACGCGCACATGCCCGGCACGCTGAAAGAGCGGCCTGAGATCATGGCGCGCCGGGGCGTGCGTTTCGGCAAAGCGCTGCAGATGACCAACGTGCTGCGCGATTGCGGCAAGGATTTGCGCATCGGCCGCTGTTACCTTCCGCAGACGATGCTCGATCACCATGCGCTGAGCGCGCAAGACCTCTTGCAGCCGGCGAATTCTGTTCGCGCCCGGCCGCTGATGATCGAACTTGTCCGCAAGACGCTGGATCACTTCCGGGAGGCCCTGGACTACACGCTGGCGATTCCCGCGTTGTCGGTGCGCTTGCGTCTCGCTTGTTTGTGGCCGATCCTGATCGGCCTCGATACGCTGCTGTTGCTGGTGGATAACGATGCCTGGCTCGACCCGGCCAAGGTCTCCAAGGTCCGGCGCAATCAGGTGTATCAGATCATCGCGTCGTCGTTGCTGCTGGTGCCGTCGAATGGCCTGGTGCGCAAGTCGGTTGAAACGCGGATCAAGCAGATTGAAGCGCGGCTCTGAGCGTTCATTCTGATAGATAGATATATAGTTAGTTATCCGTTGTAATGGCGGTGCGCAATGTGTGTCGCATAGAAAGCCCATTACAAGTTAATGGCGCTGTCATATTTGGTAATTAGAGTGCTGCTCGGAACAAGACCGGAAAAATTCGCGCCTGACGTGAATCACCGGTCTTATCAATTCGCTCACGCGATACTAATCAATCCGATCAGCACCAGGTTATCAGCACGCCATGCAAACCCGACGGACCTTCCTTGCCTCCGCATCCAAAGCGGCGACGCTGCCAGTTCTGGCATCCGCGCTTGGCGCATGCGGCGGCAACAGCCTTTCCGCCACTACGCCGATCTCTGACGCCGAACTTCAGGCGCAGATGATCGGCAAGCTGAACGCGCAACTCAATGACACCACCACGGGCAATACCCTCGAGCCGTACATGATGGACGTGGGCTTCACGTGGGACCTTCCGCTGATTCCCGCAGCACAGGTCAACACCATCGTTGCCTATAGCTTTGGCAACCGGCCGAACGCGGCGAGTGGCAATACGGCGAGCAACGGCGCCAACCAGGCCGCGCTTCCCGATCCCGGGCCGATCAATGAAGAGCTCGCCGATGCGGTCCATCAGATCTATCAGTTGAATCCGGTGAAAGTCTTCGCGCAGTGGGAAATCGCGCGCTTTCTCGTGTCCAAGTATCAGATGAACAGCACGAATCTGCATTCCATCGAACCGATCGTCGCCAGTGACGGTTCGATCACCTACCTCAGTACGGACGGTGTGGCGGCCGCTATCGTCGCGCTCGAAGGCGGTGCCGCGGCGATGGGGAACGTGGCGGTGGTCGGCCATCGCGACCATGCGAAGCGTTGCATTCTGACGTCCGTGGGCCGCGGCATGAAAGCCTATGCGGTGAAGGAAGTGACGCTGCCGGTCAATTACGATTCCTTGTCGGGGCAGCCGTGGACTCGCAATCGCGGGCTTTATCTGGTGCATGACATGTATGCGCAATGGGCGCTCAAGGCCCTAACCGCAACCGCCCAAGCCTATCCGCAAGGCTAAAACACGTCACGTCATCACAGAACAACAAGGCAACTCATGTCATCCCGCCGTCAATTTCTGATCTCGACATCGGCCGCCGCGGTGCTGCCGGCCGCAGCCGCCATGCTCGCCGTGAGCAGCAAGGCCTGGGCTAGCGACGCGCCCATTTCCGACGCCGAACTCCAGCGTCAAATGCTTGCAAAGCTCAATGTGGAGTTGAACGATTCCACGATCGCGAGCACCGAAGCGCCGTATCTCCAGGACATCTTCTTTAGCTGGGATCTTCCCTCGATTCCCGTCGCTCAGATCGGCGCGATCGTCGCGTACAGCTTCGGTGACCGGCCGGCTGCTGCAAGCGGCGCTAATGCCACGAGCGGAACTGGTCAATCGCAACTGCCGCAACCCGGTCCGATTAACGAAGAGATCGCGGATGCCGTGCATCAACTGGTTCAGTCGAAGCCGGTGATGGTGTACGCCCAATGGGAAGTGGCCAGCGTGCTCACGGCGAAATACCAGATGAGCAGCGCGAACCTTCAATCGATCAAGCCGCCTACCGTCGCGAGCAATGGCACGATCAGCTATCCGGCTCTCGACGATGTAGCGGCTGCGATCATCGCGCTTCAAGGCACTGCTGCAGCGCTCGGCACGGTGGCGGTCGTCACGCACCGTGACCAGGCAAAGCGCGCGATTCAGACCTCGCGCGCACACGGTATGAACGCTTATGCGGCTCAAGGCGTGACCTTGCCGGTCGACTACGATGCACAGGCGTCACAGCCTGCGAATCGTCGTCGCGATCTCTATCTGTTGAACGACATGATGAACCAGTTCGCTACCTTGCGGGCGAACCTCATCGCCCAGCAGTATCCCAACGGATAACGTGTTTGCGCGCGGCGCATGTGCCGTGCACGTGCAGTGTGGGTAAGCGTACTGAATAAAAACGCCATGGGCCTTAGTTTGGCGGACAAACCTTCTTGTCCGATTCCAGACGCTCATGGCACCCACCGGCAAACAACATTGCGACACCTTAGACCTGATCCGCGCGCTGGCGGCAGGCGCGGTGTGCATCAGTCATTTGCGCAATCTGATGTTCGTCGACTACCGCTCGAGTGCCGGTATCGGACTTGCGGGCAAGGCGTTCTATTTCCTCAGTAACTACGGCCATACCGCGGTGATCGTTTTCTTCCTGCTGAGCGGCTATTTTGTCGGCGGCTCGGTGCTGCGGCAGGTCGAGGCGGGAACATGGAGTTGGCAGCGCTATCTGACCGAGCGCATGTCGCGGCTATGGATCGTGCTGATCCCGGCCTTGCTGCTGACGCTGTTCTGGGACCGCATGGGGATCACGCTGGCAGGCGGGCCTTTTTATCTTGGGACCGAGGGCACGTTCGATCAGCAGATCAATGTCGCCTCGCACCTCGGTCAGGCGACGCTGCTGTGCAATCTCGCGTTCCTGCAGACGCTCGCGTGCGGCACCTATGGGTCCAACGGACCGTTGTGGAGCCTCGCTAACGAGTTCTGGTACTACATGTGGTTTCCCGCGTGCTATGTATTGCTGCGCCGGCGCCGCGGATTCAGCGCCATTGCCGCGGCGGGGCTCGCGCTGGGCACCATGCTCGCATTTCCTTCGTTGCTGAGCGGGTTCGGATTGTGGATGCTTGGCGTCGCACTCGTGCTGCTTGAAAAGCGCTTCCCGGCACGCAGCACGCGAACAGGTTTGCCGTGGTTCACGCTCGCCAGCGGGGCAGTTTTCATTGCGGCGCTGGTGTTATCGCGCATATTCCTATTGAGTAACGACTGGATTGTCGGCGTGCCGTGTTTCGTGTTCCTGCGCTGCATACTGTGGGAAAACGTTCGCCTGCGTCCGGCGCCGCTGTCGCGTATTGCGGTTCTCTTTTCCGGATTCTCGTATTCGCTGTATCTGACGCACTTCTCATTCATTCTGTT
This genomic interval carries:
- a CDS encoding vanillin dehydrogenase, with the translated sequence MHEVTLLIGGESRGASDGRTFERINPASGVAASRAAAATLADADAAVAAAARAFPAWSALAPTERRKRLLAAADLMGARTAQFIETGVAETGAMPNWYGFNVMLAANMLREAAAMTTQIDGDVIPSDVPGSLAMAVRQPCGVVLGMAPWNAPVILGTRAIAMPLACGNTVVLKASEGCPGVHRLIGSVLQEAGLGDGVVNVITHSAEDAPGIVERLIAHPAVRRVNFTGSTRVGRIVAQHAAQHLKPALLELGGKAPVVVLDDADLDAAVDGIAFGAFFNQGQICMSTERLIVDRKIADVLIEKLAAKARTLKAGDPAAGDSVLGVLESVAAARRIKALVEDAHEKGAKLPVGCSVEGAVMQPVIVDGVTRDMKLYAEESFGPVVTVQRVDSDEEAIQVANDSEYGLSAAVFSRDISRALNVAKRIESGICHINGPTVHDEAQMPFGGVKKSGYGRFGSKASIAEFTDLRWITIQTGPRHYPI
- a CDS encoding trans-feruloyl-CoA synthase, producing MHSEPRQPNTLVAHDNAPTHYRATTIGASSLHAQRHGDTWYLRAAEPLGEHPQRLTDRLASGAREHPERWLAARRGSDGQWIGLSYARALQSARAIGQALLARDLSVERPVVILSGNDLEHLQLALGAMWAGIPYAAISPAYVLASGDFGKLRHTIDLLTPGLVFASRYDLFAKAIEAVVPVDVEVVAATAPKEPRAARSVTLFSDLLNTTPGTVDSVQAAVSPDAIAKFLFTSGSTKLPKAVPTTHRMLCSNQQMLLETFPEFANVPPVLVDWLPWNHTFGGSHNAGIALYNGGTLYIDDGKPVNGKFEETLRNLREIAPTIYFNVPKGWEELAIALEQDAQLRETFFSRVKVYFFAGAGLSQAAWDRLERVTEQYCGERIRIMAGLGMTETSPSCLFTTGPIMRAGYVGSPAPGCEVKLAPVGDKLEARYRGPHVMAGYWRANSAELNGAFDEEGYFCSGDALRFVDVERPELGLLFDGRIAEDFKLSSGTFVSVGPMRARVISEGAPYVQDVVVTGMNCDDVGLLVFPRLDDCRRLAGLPLSASAREVIEAAVVRAHFAALLETLNRNATGGATTIARIRLMDVAPSLDLGEITDKGSINQRAVLTHRAALVEAMYDAARRDPAVIYAAACGAT
- a CDS encoding farnesyl-diphosphate farnesyltransferase, whose protein sequence is MPNPTRAFLLGPLLKGVSRSFYLTLRVLPVGMRDPIGLAYLLARAADTIADTSLISPEQRLALLLSLRDQVNGAHDDGALFQRMAAEVAGQQVQSDEKVLLESLGPALEVLSQLSESDRKAVREIVSTLTDGMEFDLRTFPDERSGEIAALREYDELDRYTYLVAGCVGEFWTTMTYAHMPGTLKERPEIMARRGVRFGKALQMTNVLRDCGKDLRIGRCYLPQTMLDHHALSAQDLLQPANSVRARPLMIELVRKTLDHFREALDYTLAIPALSVRLRLACLWPILIGLDTLLLLVDNDAWLDPAKVSKVRRNQVYQIIASSLLLVPSNGLVRKSVETRIKQIEARL
- a CDS encoding Peptidoglycan/LPS O-acetylase OafA/YrhL, contains acyltransferase and SGNH-hydrolase domains; its protein translation is MAPTGKQHCDTLDLIRALAAGAVCISHLRNLMFVDYRSSAGIGLAGKAFYFLSNYGHTAVIVFFLLSGYFVGGSVLRQVEAGTWSWQRYLTERMSRLWIVLIPALLLTLFWDRMGITLAGGPFYLGTEGTFDQQINVASHLGQATLLCNLAFLQTLACGTYGSNGPLWSLANEFWYYMWFPACYVLLRRRRGFSAIAAAGLALGTMLAFPSLLSGFGLWMLGVALVLLEKRFPARSTRTGLPWFTLASGAVFIAALVLSRIFLLSNDWIVGVPCFVFLRCILWENVRLRPAPLSRIAVLFSGFSYSLYLTHFSFILFVAAVVVGQRIQFDGRGALVFVAMLVVCYVYAFAVYLLFEQNTKRVQRGIRQFRFLRAKPDPATPHS